A genomic stretch from Sulfobacillus thermosulfidooxidans includes:
- a CDS encoding TQO small subunit DoxA domain-containing protein, translating into MQESHNVTHQEHPLPQSKVKKQSVWMLIVAIFLTLWAYQFEHHGLWGKLVNYNKTPKLVLTRTALSPQRLALTIYRPNGPDTYGSFVVQVMVKGETSATPAEVWGPKQLAHLTPSAIHNKYFFQKVSTGPWGLVVPLSAQATIQLPLDNRAQMALKGQRDAIVKVEDVSGLTWQTTVPIHP; encoded by the coding sequence ATGCAAGAATCGCACAATGTTACCCATCAAGAGCATCCGTTACCACAGTCGAAGGTCAAAAAACAAAGTGTATGGATGTTAATCGTAGCAATATTTCTGACATTATGGGCCTATCAATTTGAACACCACGGATTATGGGGCAAATTGGTCAACTACAATAAAACGCCAAAATTAGTCTTAACGAGGACCGCGTTAAGTCCCCAACGATTAGCACTGACAATCTACCGACCGAATGGTCCCGACACCTATGGATCGTTTGTGGTGCAAGTCATGGTGAAAGGAGAGACTTCGGCCACACCGGCTGAAGTATGGGGACCCAAACAGTTGGCGCATCTTACGCCGTCTGCTATTCATAATAAATATTTCTTTCAAAAAGTGTCGACCGGTCCGTGGGGTTTGGTCGTTCCCTTGTCCGCGCAAGCGACGATCCAACTTCCCCTCGACAATCGAGCTCAAATGGCCCTAAAGGGACAACGCGATGCGATTGTTAAAGTTGAAGATGTTAGTGGCCTGACATGGCAGACCACGGTGCCGATTCATCCGTGA
- a CDS encoding PAS domain-containing protein, producing the protein MTGRSWEMLAAQKPGINSAGNTPSQVYDALWQTLHDGQVWTGHLKNRRPDGTPWWAYETLVPIVIGSQVVGYWGTVQECPAQSPKLVASPISSEASGVNPADTDFLNHLTFHAVFQPVVNLQSELVIGQDALIRLRYHGRVLSPLDVFAEAKRTGTLVQLDGICLQTIAQAIRVRGPWLLSPQMLLDIPDVMRYNPPS; encoded by the coding sequence TTGACGGGGCGATCGTGGGAAATGTTGGCTGCCCAGAAACCGGGAATTAATAGTGCGGGGAACACGCCTTCCCAAGTCTATGATGCGTTGTGGCAGACTCTCCACGACGGTCAAGTGTGGACTGGGCACTTAAAAAATCGCCGACCAGACGGCACTCCATGGTGGGCCTATGAGACGCTCGTACCCATCGTTATCGGATCGCAAGTGGTCGGCTATTGGGGCACGGTGCAGGAATGTCCGGCACAGAGCCCAAAACTTGTCGCATCGCCCATATCGAGTGAGGCGTCGGGGGTCAATCCAGCTGACACGGATTTTCTAAACCATCTCACGTTTCATGCGGTTTTTCAGCCAGTCGTCAATTTGCAGAGCGAATTGGTGATTGGACAGGACGCCTTAATTCGTCTCCGATATCATGGACGGGTATTGTCTCCCCTCGACGTCTTTGCTGAGGCGAAAAGAACCGGAACACTTGTGCAATTAGATGGCATCTGTTTGCAAACCATTGCTCAGGCGATAAGAGTGCGAGGTCCCTGGCTCTTAAGCCCCCAAATGCTTCTAGACATCCCGGACGTCATGCGATACAATCCCCCATCGTGA
- a CDS encoding IclR family transcriptional regulator — protein MNLTSAQSGAADTGVISRLRQIMDLLADPSLMNGASATELSRRAHLALPTVHRLLLQLAREEWAYQDPQTKRWYLGLRLITYGQIAAQKFPFVPIVQPILHNIVGNTRETAIFTLREGDYGTYAVIVESPEKLRLTETLGMRLPLTVGASRRVILAFLPEQEQRAIITRLCKVNPAVNAAAIQCECRRIVRQGYAISVGEVTPHTVGVTVPVLLQGRAWGSFMIAGPDTRITANKIPDLVQQLHHAAQHVETVVSQNS, from the coding sequence TTGAATTTGACATCGGCACAATCGGGCGCTGCTGACACCGGTGTAATCTCGCGCTTGCGGCAGATCATGGATCTCTTGGCCGATCCGTCACTCATGAACGGAGCGAGTGCAACAGAATTGAGTCGTCGCGCTCACTTAGCCCTTCCCACAGTCCATCGATTGTTACTACAATTAGCGCGAGAAGAATGGGCTTATCAAGATCCTCAGACGAAGCGATGGTATCTGGGGCTCCGACTCATTACCTATGGACAAATCGCCGCGCAAAAATTTCCGTTCGTTCCGATTGTGCAGCCCATTCTTCATAACATTGTGGGTAACACGCGCGAAACGGCAATTTTTACACTGCGTGAGGGAGATTACGGCACCTATGCAGTCATTGTCGAAAGTCCCGAAAAATTGCGCCTCACGGAAACATTGGGGATGCGCTTACCATTAACCGTTGGGGCTTCCCGCCGGGTGATTTTAGCCTTTCTTCCCGAGCAAGAACAGAGGGCTATTATTACTCGGCTCTGTAAGGTTAATCCCGCGGTAAACGCCGCAGCTATTCAATGCGAGTGTCGCCGCATTGTACGCCAAGGATATGCTATCAGTGTCGGTGAAGTCACTCCGCATACCGTGGGCGTGACGGTTCCGGTTCTCCTTCAAGGCCGGGCCTGGGGAAGTTTTATGATTGCAGGACCAGATACCCGCATCACCGCCAACAAAATTCCTGATTTGGTCCAACAGCTTCATCACGCGGCGCAGCATGTTGAGACCGTGGTCTCACAAAATTCGTGA
- a CDS encoding TQO small subunit DoxD, protein MVSEQTHDTTETTPKGTETTWIPTSYLWPLRFILGFQFLTAWARRYLNAPGKLDWYAKSNIGHKFSTMMPHALPPIRAMIQWLILHPHWAWAFLIAFTWIEFIVGLFLLTGTLTRLAALGGALLSFGMLFGNGWLGTACIDEFQIGTVEGIGSMILLFVGSGSFGLDHLIHKYWDGHLHLASLDLHLT, encoded by the coding sequence ATGGTATCGGAACAAACCCACGATACGACCGAAACCACACCAAAGGGAACGGAAACGACGTGGATTCCCACATCCTATCTCTGGCCCTTACGCTTTATTTTAGGTTTTCAGTTTCTGACCGCTTGGGCCCGGCGCTATCTGAACGCCCCGGGCAAATTAGATTGGTATGCCAAAAGCAATATTGGACATAAATTCAGTACCATGATGCCGCATGCCCTGCCGCCCATTCGCGCGATGATTCAATGGCTGATTCTTCATCCGCATTGGGCTTGGGCTTTTCTCATTGCGTTTACCTGGATTGAGTTTATCGTCGGACTGTTTCTGTTAACCGGTACGCTTACCCGATTAGCCGCTCTGGGCGGAGCCTTGCTGTCCTTTGGCATGTTGTTTGGCAATGGCTGGTTAGGGACGGCCTGTATTGATGAGTTTCAGATTGGAACCGTTGAAGGTATCGGTTCGATGATTCTGCTCTTTGTAGGATCGGGGTCCTTTGGTTTAGATCATTTGATTCACAAGTATTGGGATGGGCATCTCCATCTGGCCTCACTCGATCTTCATTTGACCTAA
- a CDS encoding helix-turn-helix transcriptional regulator, whose protein sequence is MTKAEIKHDRISVGLLVSSDLENEGLYRMINAHSDMNTCCQWIVQNNQEILNAFPGHRVDVAVLMVPWPILGDLLKRIHQKFPDLVSIVISQSPFHWSGILQMLEYGVVGLTRSTQSAVIVSMIRLAYYQMGSIDIDMARRMASVLPKSRCTRTRTLTQLDYYIWSLMVRGYSNPQIAQHCGITLSRTKHRIHHIFRYLGVRDRASAIAMYNTYQAFNAGLERGVGLVDHIDE, encoded by the coding sequence ATGACCAAAGCCGAAATTAAGCATGATCGCATCTCTGTGGGGTTGTTAGTGTCCAGTGACTTAGAGAATGAAGGATTGTATCGCATGATAAATGCCCACAGTGACATGAACACGTGTTGTCAATGGATCGTGCAGAATAATCAGGAGATCCTCAATGCCTTTCCCGGTCATCGTGTCGACGTTGCGGTTCTGATGGTACCGTGGCCTATTCTCGGAGATTTACTCAAACGGATTCATCAAAAATTTCCTGATTTGGTGAGTATCGTGATTAGCCAAAGTCCCTTCCATTGGAGTGGGATTCTCCAGATGCTTGAATATGGAGTTGTCGGATTGACCCGCTCGACGCAGAGTGCGGTAATTGTGAGTATGATTCGCCTGGCATATTACCAGATGGGAAGTATAGATATCGACATGGCCCGCCGCATGGCTTCGGTGTTGCCCAAGAGCCGTTGTACGCGAACTCGAACGTTAACTCAACTCGACTATTACATATGGTCTTTGATGGTGCGGGGATATTCTAATCCTCAAATCGCTCAGCATTGCGGTATTACTCTCTCACGAACGAAACATCGGATTCATCATATTTTTAGGTATTTGGGCGTTCGGGATCGCGCAAGTGCTATAGCTATGTACAACACGTATCAGGCGTTTAATGCCGGTTTGGAGAGGGGAGTAGGACTGGTCGACCATATCGATGAGTAG
- a CDS encoding APC family permease codes for MQTVNIAPPPSRHRELHQNYLAFPETIAQSIANISPTLTPVLSIPLVVASAGNGTWLAYVIATLGLLLVGLNIAAFAQRHASAGALYDYIFEGLGQTPGFLGGWAMLAAYLSTAMALLVGFSIFVVQILGHFHIHISYLLVEIIGLFVAAMLAYKDIRISSLTALIMEFSSVLLISIFSMIILFRHKSLWDAAQISLIHVHSSGIALGLVLGVFSFVGFESSTTLGQEAKNPHRSIPAAVIISVLVAGIFFTLMAYFEVLAFPGGLVSLSQSTAPLNTMATSYHLGAFSLLIDLGAMISLFSCALASLNAGARILFAMGRNRHIHDWVGQTHTVNRTPHIAIVIASIIIILALIGLAEAKPLNAYGYFGTFATYGFLVSYLLVSLASPLIDRKQSRPWIGSLMRSFGAISFLLIPIIGSIYPIPAYPYNILPYMFLGYIGIGFVWNRFGSSTNPLLHSTNRVVDNRITALSEEQEEEG; via the coding sequence ATGCAAACAGTGAACATCGCGCCCCCACCATCGCGTCACCGTGAACTGCATCAAAACTATCTGGCATTCCCTGAAACAATAGCCCAATCCATTGCTAACATTTCGCCCACGTTAACCCCTGTCCTATCTATTCCTTTAGTGGTCGCAAGTGCTGGCAATGGAACCTGGCTGGCCTACGTAATCGCGACGTTAGGACTCTTGTTAGTCGGATTAAATATTGCAGCATTTGCTCAACGTCACGCGTCTGCTGGTGCTTTGTATGACTACATTTTTGAAGGGCTAGGACAAACGCCAGGATTTCTCGGCGGTTGGGCCATGCTAGCCGCTTATTTGAGTACAGCGATGGCTCTTTTAGTAGGTTTTTCGATTTTTGTTGTTCAAATTCTTGGACACTTTCATATTCACATTTCGTACCTCCTCGTCGAAATCATTGGACTTTTTGTAGCCGCCATGTTGGCTTACAAAGACATCCGCATTTCGTCATTGACAGCTTTAATTATGGAGTTCAGTTCCGTATTGCTCATTAGTATTTTTAGTATGATAATTCTTTTTCGTCACAAGTCTCTCTGGGATGCCGCTCAAATTTCTTTGATTCACGTTCATTCATCAGGCATTGCCCTAGGGTTGGTGTTAGGCGTCTTTTCATTTGTTGGATTTGAAAGCTCGACGACACTGGGACAAGAGGCCAAAAATCCGCACCGCTCCATTCCTGCTGCCGTTATTATCAGTGTATTAGTCGCAGGAATATTTTTTACCTTGATGGCTTATTTTGAAGTTCTAGCGTTCCCGGGAGGCCTCGTATCCCTTTCGCAAAGCACTGCTCCGCTGAATACTATGGCAACCAGTTATCATCTGGGGGCATTTTCTTTGTTAATTGACTTAGGAGCGATGATTAGCCTGTTTTCTTGTGCTTTGGCATCACTGAACGCTGGAGCGCGTATTCTTTTTGCAATGGGACGAAACCGACATATCCATGATTGGGTTGGGCAAACACACACCGTCAATCGAACGCCCCATATCGCGATTGTCATTGCGTCCATCATAATAATCCTAGCCTTAATTGGCCTGGCAGAGGCGAAACCATTGAACGCCTACGGGTACTTTGGAACGTTTGCTACGTACGGATTTTTGGTCTCTTATTTACTAGTATCACTGGCTAGCCCTCTAATTGATCGGAAGCAAAGTCGACCGTGGATAGGTAGCCTTATGCGCTCTTTTGGGGCGATTTCCTTTCTATTAATCCCGATTATTGGCAGCATATATCCCATTCCCGCCTATCCCTATAATATACTACCCTATATGTTCCTCGGCTATATCGGCATTGGATTTGTATGGAATAGATTCGGTTCATCAACTAATCCATTACTGCACTCTACCAATCGAGTCGTCGACAATCGAATCACCGCGTTGTCAGAAGAACAGGAAGAAGAGGGGTAA
- a CDS encoding YeeE/YedE family protein, translating into MATEERHVSNLDEPISGKAIGRPPNRRIVSIAVTVLGLGVIVLGSFQSWTLATLFGIGCVLGLGLYHTHYGFTSSFRHFLLDRRSAGLRAQMLMILIANMLFLPLLIRGEVLGHRVTGYVFPVGLAVVAGAFLFGIGMQLADACASGTLYHTGGGDRRGILTIGGFVLGSVLGSVNFPWWMRTPHLPAISFIESLGIVGGGLLQLLIVGTIFLAVWWLERMQHGQVQALFNGGPGRRVDGRRYWTPVLQGPWSWVTGSVILAFGNFLVLMLSGKPWGITFAYALWGAKIAEGLGFQVTHWAYWQIPANAHALHQSIFHDVTTVLDFGVIVGALLGAGLAGGLLQMSLKQLPRRLLVSVFLGGIMMGYGARIAFGCNIGAYFSGVASFSLHGWLWLFSAMLGSALGVRLRPIFGLVNC; encoded by the coding sequence ATGGCCACGGAAGAACGACACGTATCAAATCTCGATGAACCCATTTCTGGGAAAGCGATAGGGCGACCACCGAACCGACGCATCGTGTCCATCGCCGTAACCGTTCTCGGACTAGGCGTAATTGTTTTGGGATCCTTTCAATCTTGGACTCTCGCGACATTATTCGGTATCGGATGTGTGCTCGGTCTCGGTTTGTACCATACACATTATGGATTTACGTCATCGTTTCGGCATTTCTTATTAGACCGTCGAAGTGCAGGTCTTCGTGCTCAAATGCTGATGATCCTTATCGCCAATATGCTGTTTCTTCCGTTATTAATACGTGGCGAGGTTTTGGGTCATCGTGTCACGGGATACGTCTTTCCTGTTGGCTTGGCGGTGGTTGCGGGCGCTTTTCTTTTTGGAATAGGCATGCAACTGGCAGATGCCTGTGCCTCGGGGACTTTATACCATACCGGAGGCGGCGATCGTCGGGGGATTCTTACGATTGGTGGATTTGTTCTCGGGTCGGTATTGGGTAGTGTAAACTTCCCGTGGTGGATGCGTACTCCACATTTACCAGCCATTTCGTTTATTGAATCATTGGGTATCGTGGGCGGTGGGCTTCTTCAACTGCTTATTGTCGGGACGATCTTTTTGGCCGTGTGGTGGCTGGAACGGATGCAGCATGGTCAGGTGCAAGCCCTATTTAATGGCGGTCCCGGTAGGAGAGTAGACGGGAGACGCTATTGGACGCCTGTTCTACAAGGGCCGTGGTCATGGGTGACGGGAAGCGTGATTTTGGCCTTCGGAAATTTCCTGGTCTTGATGTTGTCGGGCAAACCATGGGGGATTACGTTCGCTTATGCATTGTGGGGGGCAAAAATTGCCGAAGGGCTAGGATTTCAGGTTACTCATTGGGCGTATTGGCAGATTCCAGCTAATGCCCACGCGTTACATCAGAGTATTTTTCACGATGTCACGACGGTATTGGATTTTGGAGTAATTGTGGGAGCGTTGCTGGGAGCGGGTCTCGCTGGAGGATTATTGCAAATGTCCTTAAAACAACTACCCCGCCGGCTACTGGTGTCGGTTTTCCTCGGCGGAATTATGATGGGTTATGGCGCACGCATTGCATTTGGATGCAACATTGGCGCATATTTTTCCGGTGTGGCTTCATTCAGTCTCCATGGTTGGCTATGGTTGTTTAGCGCTATGCTGGGAAGCGCATTAGGAGTAAGATTGCGGCCGATATTTGGACTGGTAAACTGCTGA
- a CDS encoding FAD-dependent oxidoreductase, giving the protein MKWHADILIIGGGIIGTALAYELTRSQLTVTLLEQHTVGSGTSYGAAGMLPPQVEAHEPGLLLKWGLEAFPRYQQWQWELKDIGGIHLDLDTRGIIQVAETTAGHVALQHQREWQERHGLTVRTMDGKQLHDAIPGLRPDIDWGIWTPGGHVNASQLSASLAQGAILQGAQILEGVTVTRIDEGRVESTQGQFTADTILVASGPWINSLLNLPISPVKGQRVLFRQAAQRATSMTVFGENVYLVPKSGGQILAGSTEEPTAGFDQTPTLSAILQVGQAARDLCPVLDRAQLIESWAGLRPCAPDGVPIIDHVPHFQKVWVVGAHCRNGILLAPVTAQYLVRHLTHGTPLPDEVRLSRFSAKIPTSHVSTHPTFAIEPTPLTTSPSEKPEADGMVTVSVHGDVPALLEKVFHRMTDFPALIVDSREIVSVVTILSSHGESQTTRWTASFLGYPMQWTVADHVDRVHYQIHGTLIESNIFDYYTYDAALTPSPQGTRIVLTVTFRLARLKGLALLPARQLVTRHLEMILIRINKGVTADS; this is encoded by the coding sequence ATGAAATGGCATGCGGACATCTTGATCATTGGCGGCGGCATCATCGGAACGGCTCTAGCTTATGAACTTACCCGGTCTCAATTAACAGTCACATTATTGGAACAGCATACAGTGGGCTCGGGAACCTCTTATGGCGCCGCGGGCATGTTGCCTCCTCAAGTAGAAGCTCATGAGCCAGGCCTTCTGTTGAAATGGGGGTTAGAGGCCTTTCCACGTTATCAACAATGGCAATGGGAACTGAAAGACATCGGTGGAATCCATCTTGATCTGGATACACGTGGTATCATCCAGGTAGCCGAAACAACAGCGGGACATGTTGCGCTGCAACACCAGCGGGAATGGCAGGAACGTCACGGATTAACCGTCCGAACCATGGATGGCAAACAATTGCATGACGCCATCCCGGGTCTGCGTCCGGACATCGACTGGGGAATTTGGACACCCGGAGGGCACGTGAATGCCTCGCAGTTAAGTGCGTCACTGGCCCAAGGCGCCATATTACAAGGCGCTCAGATATTAGAAGGCGTGACCGTCACGCGCATCGATGAGGGACGGGTCGAATCCACACAGGGACAATTTACTGCAGACACTATTTTGGTAGCCTCAGGCCCCTGGATTAATTCCTTGCTGAACCTTCCGATATCCCCCGTGAAAGGCCAGCGTGTATTATTTCGCCAGGCAGCGCAAAGGGCCACGTCCATGACGGTTTTTGGCGAAAATGTTTATCTCGTGCCGAAATCCGGAGGCCAGATATTAGCCGGAAGCACGGAAGAACCCACAGCGGGCTTTGACCAGACTCCCACGTTGTCAGCGATCTTACAGGTAGGTCAAGCTGCCAGGGATCTTTGTCCGGTATTAGACCGGGCCCAACTGATCGAATCATGGGCTGGTTTGCGTCCTTGTGCGCCAGATGGAGTCCCAATCATAGACCATGTGCCCCATTTCCAGAAAGTCTGGGTTGTGGGCGCACACTGCCGCAATGGCATTTTGTTGGCCCCAGTCACCGCGCAGTACCTGGTCAGACACTTAACCCACGGAACACCCTTGCCTGATGAGGTCCGCTTATCAAGATTTTCTGCAAAGATCCCGACGTCTCACGTTTCCACCCATCCCACTTTTGCCATCGAACCCACCCCCTTAACAACCTCGCCATCAGAAAAGCCAGAGGCTGACGGGATGGTTACGGTAAGTGTTCACGGCGATGTGCCAGCTTTATTGGAAAAAGTTTTTCATAGGATGACGGATTTTCCCGCTCTTATTGTGGATTCCCGCGAAATTGTCTCCGTCGTGACCATTCTCAGCTCGCACGGGGAAAGTCAAACCACGCGGTGGACCGCCTCGTTTTTGGGATATCCCATGCAATGGACTGTCGCCGATCACGTTGACCGCGTCCATTATCAAATTCACGGAACGCTTATCGAGAGTAATATTTTTGATTATTACACCTATGACGCGGCTTTGACCCCGAGCCCCCAAGGCACCCGCATTGTGCTGACGGTCACGTTTCGTCTGGCGCGGTTAAAAGGGTTGGCACTGCTTCCCGCTCGTCAATTGGTGACTCGTCACCTTGAGATGATCCTTATCCGAATCAACAAGGGCGTAACCGCCGATTCATAA
- a CDS encoding IclR family transcriptional regulator, which produces MAESWTIKSLSRGLHLLDLLGEQPAGTTIKWLSRVSGIPISTCYHLINTLVDCGYVKKDRERHVYILSHKVSYLHSQIQSQQTVPIELQDLAHEMSRHWHETTYVAKWDGDEIVIQYIAEGNQALKVRSLYVGYYEHAFVHALGKAILAYVSPKTFHQYYLRHPPVIRTEHSRIQWNDLQHARLVTRERGYSLDEEEWEEGVCCIGVPIFNYTQSIWGSIAISLPRSRYDRLHASLLADLLQRSTKVSQELGFRVSSDQHPERVEYTKSTG; this is translated from the coding sequence ATGGCTGAATCCTGGACGATAAAAAGCTTGTCCCGGGGATTGCACTTACTCGATCTTTTGGGGGAGCAGCCCGCTGGTACCACCATAAAATGGCTCAGCCGGGTATCGGGAATTCCTATCAGCACCTGTTATCATTTGATTAACACCTTGGTGGACTGTGGGTATGTGAAAAAGGATCGCGAACGGCACGTTTATATCCTGTCCCATAAGGTCTCCTACTTGCACAGTCAAATTCAATCTCAACAAACGGTGCCGATTGAGCTGCAAGATCTCGCCCATGAAATGAGTCGTCACTGGCATGAAACGACTTACGTCGCAAAGTGGGACGGTGACGAGATTGTCATCCAGTATATCGCTGAAGGAAATCAAGCATTGAAGGTTCGTTCACTCTATGTGGGATATTATGAGCATGCGTTCGTTCATGCGTTAGGCAAAGCCATTTTGGCTTACGTCTCGCCTAAGACATTTCACCAGTATTATCTCCGCCATCCACCCGTCATCCGCACCGAACATTCCCGCATTCAATGGAACGATTTGCAACACGCACGACTTGTTACGAGGGAACGCGGCTATTCCTTGGACGAAGAAGAATGGGAAGAAGGCGTATGCTGCATTGGCGTGCCGATTTTTAATTATACCCAAAGCATATGGGGTTCCATAGCGATTTCTCTTCCCCGAAGTCGCTACGATCGTCTGCATGCTTCATTATTGGCCGATTTGTTGCAACGATCCACGAAAGTATCCCAAGAGTTGGGCTTTCGCGTATCAAGTGACCAACATCCTGAGCGGGTAGAGTATACCAAATCGACGGGTTAA
- the glnT gene encoding type III glutamate--ammonia ligase: MFQNVFESSVQQIILSFVDLHGILRAKLVPKSHLAALRETGAGFAGFAIGSVGQGPHDPDLTVRPDLSRWIPLKDMPDTAWTIGNLMLNDQPWHFCTRNLLEKVCDDFRHQALQAKVGIEAEFYLVREIDPGHIVPADDYDRFPKTCYQLDVLGRHLPFLTKVIEGLEATGIDVYQVDHEDGPSQFEINWVYDDALVTADRFSFLKFWVKRVAQQEGLIATFMPKPFSSLTGSGAHVHLSLWDTQTNRNLFDDPHDPWGLSSMAHHFIAGIVSHAAALTAFVAPTVNSYKRLSSPTSLSGATWSPTTITVGANNRTHLIRVPGPGRLEFRAMDAAANPYLGVAALLVAGLDGIQRQLPKLEPSKDNMYDLDPADILHRQIARLPSSLDRALDALEADPLFADAFGSTFVQGFLAYKRAEWDEYHQTVSPQEIQRYLLQ; encoded by the coding sequence ATGTTTCAAAACGTCTTCGAAAGCTCGGTTCAGCAGATTATTTTGTCCTTTGTGGATTTGCACGGGATCCTCCGAGCCAAGCTCGTCCCCAAATCGCATTTGGCTGCTCTACGAGAAACGGGGGCAGGTTTTGCAGGCTTTGCCATCGGGAGTGTTGGGCAGGGTCCCCATGACCCGGATTTAACCGTCCGACCCGATTTGTCACGGTGGATTCCTTTAAAAGATATGCCAGACACTGCTTGGACTATTGGGAACCTCATGTTAAATGATCAGCCATGGCACTTTTGTACGCGCAACCTCCTGGAAAAAGTTTGCGACGATTTTCGTCACCAGGCACTGCAAGCCAAAGTTGGCATTGAAGCGGAATTTTATCTGGTACGAGAAATTGATCCGGGTCACATTGTGCCAGCGGATGACTATGATCGCTTCCCCAAAACTTGCTATCAACTCGATGTTCTCGGCCGTCATTTGCCTTTTTTAACGAAGGTCATTGAGGGGCTGGAAGCAACCGGCATAGATGTCTATCAAGTGGATCATGAAGATGGGCCCAGCCAATTTGAAATAAATTGGGTGTATGATGACGCCCTCGTGACTGCGGATCGATTTAGTTTTCTCAAGTTTTGGGTGAAACGGGTAGCCCAGCAAGAGGGCCTCATCGCGACCTTTATGCCGAAACCGTTCTCCAGCCTAACCGGCAGTGGCGCTCATGTCCATTTATCCTTATGGGATACCCAAACCAATCGGAATCTCTTTGATGATCCGCATGACCCATGGGGGTTGAGTTCGATGGCGCATCATTTTATTGCCGGAATTGTGTCGCATGCAGCCGCCCTCACGGCCTTTGTCGCACCCACCGTAAACTCATATAAACGGTTAAGCAGTCCCACCAGCCTCTCAGGAGCCACATGGTCACCCACAACCATTACCGTCGGGGCTAATAATCGAACCCACCTCATTCGCGTTCCGGGTCCTGGACGCCTGGAATTCCGGGCGATGGATGCCGCGGCGAATCCCTATTTAGGAGTAGCAGCTTTATTAGTAGCCGGGTTAGACGGCATACAACGTCAACTGCCTAAACTCGAACCCTCCAAGGACAACATGTACGATCTCGACCCAGCAGATATCCTCCACCGTCAAATAGCCCGGCTTCCCAGTTCTCTCGATCGTGCCTTAGATGCCTTGGAAGCCGATCCGCTCTTCGCGGACGCCTTCGGTTCCACCTTTGTGCAAGGATTTCTTGCCTATAAACGCGCAGAATGGGACGAATATCACCAAACCGTATCACCCCAGGAAATTCAACGCTATTTGCTTCAATAA